The following proteins come from a genomic window of Acinonyx jubatus isolate Ajub_Pintada_27869175 chromosome C1, VMU_Ajub_asm_v1.0, whole genome shotgun sequence:
- the TAL1 gene encoding T-cell acute lymphocytic leukemia protein 1 isoform X3, translating into MRSAVRCFWKLQPSVDSGFFGEPDAFPMFATNNRVKRRPSPYEMEITDGPHTKVVRRIFTNSRERWRQQNVNGAFAELRKLIPTHPPDKKLSKNEILRLAMKYINFLAKLLNDQEEEGTQRAKPGKDPVVGAGGGGGGGGGGAPADDLLQDVLSPNSSCGSSLDGAASPDSYTEEPAPKHTARSLHPAMLPAADGAGPR; encoded by the exons ATGCGCTCCGCTGTGAGATGCTTCTGGAAACTGCAGCCCTCAGTGGACAG TGGGTTCTTTGGGGAGCCAGATGCCTTCCCTATGTTCGCCACCAACAACCGAGTGAAGAGGAGGCCCTCCCCTTATGAGATGGAGATTACTGATG GTCCTCACACCAAAGTCGTGCGACGCATCTTCACCAACAGCCGAGAAAGATGGCGGCAGCAGAATGTGAACGGGGCCTTTGCTGAGCTCCGTAAGCTGATCCCCACACATCCCCCAGACAAGAAGCTCAGCAAGAATGAGATCCTCCGCTTGGCCATGAAGTACATCAACTTCCTGGCCAAGCTGCTCAATGACCAGGAGGAGGAGGGTACCCAACGGGCCAAGCCTGGCAAGGACCCCGTGGTGGGGGCTGGTGGAggaggcggtgggggagggggcggtgcaCCTGCAGACGACCTGCTGCAGGACGTGCTCTCCCCCAACTCCAGCTGTGGCAGCTCTCTGGATGGGGCCGCCAGCCCGGACAGCTACACAGAAGAGCCGGCACCCAAGCACACGGCCCGCAGCCTCCATCCTGCCATGCTGCCAGCCGCTGATGGAGCAGGTCCTCGGTGA
- the TAL1 gene encoding T-cell acute lymphocytic leukemia protein 1 isoform X2, with the protein MTERPPSEAARSDPPLEGRDAAEARMAPPHLVLLNGVAKETSRAAPAEPPVIELGARGGPGGGPAGGGGAARDLKGRDAAAAAEARHRVPTTELCRPPGPAPASAPAELPGDGRMVQLSPPALAAPAAPGRALLYSLSQPLASLGSGFFGEPDAFPMFATNNRVKRRPSPYEMEITDGPHTKVVRRIFTNSRERWRQQNVNGAFAELRKLIPTHPPDKKLSKNEILRLAMKYINFLAKLLNDQEEEAVAALWMGPPARTATQKSRHPSTRPAASILPCCQPLMEQVLGDGARATQDRPGGQPQAAGTVGFGAGGVRIGQL; encoded by the exons ATGACGGAGCGGCCGCCGAGCGAGGCGGCCCGCAGTGACCCCCCGCTAGAGGGACGGGACGCGGCCGAGGCCCGCATGGCCCCTCCGCACCTGGTCCTGCTGAACGGCGTCGCCAAGGAGACGAGCCGCGCGGCCCCCGCGGAGCCCCCGGTCATCGAGCTGGGCGCGCGCGGCGGTCCGGGGGGCGGCCCCGCCGGTGGGGGCGGCGCCGCGCGGGACTTAAAGGGCCGcgacgcggcggcggcggccgaagCGCGCCATCGGGTGCCCACCACCGAGCTGTGCAGACCTCCGGGGCCCGCGCCCGCCTCGGCCCCCGCGGAGCTGCCCGGCGACGGCCGCATGGTGCAGCTGAGCCCACCCGCGCTGgcggcccccgccgcccccggccgCGCGCTGCTCTACAGCCTCAGCCAGCCGCTGGCCTCGCTCGGCAG TGGGTTCTTTGGGGAGCCAGATGCCTTCCCTATGTTCGCCACCAACAACCGAGTGAAGAGGAGGCCCTCCCCTTATGAGATGGAGATTACTGATG GTCCTCACACCAAAGTCGTGCGACGCATCTTCACCAACAGCCGAGAAAGATGGCGGCAGCAGAATGTGAACGGGGCCTTTGCTGAGCTCCGTAAGCTGATCCCCACACATCCCCCAGACAAGAAGCTCAGCAAGAATGAGATCCTCCGCTTGGCCATGAAGTACATCAACTTCCTGGCCAAGCTGCTCAATGACCAGGAGGAGGAGG CTGTGGCAGCTCTCTGGATGGGGCCGCCAGCCCGGACAGCTACACAGAAGAGCCGGCACCCAAGCACACGGCCCGCAGCCTCCATCCTGCCATGCTGCCAGCCGCTGATGGAGCAGGTCCTCGGTGATGGGGCCAGGGCCACTCAGGACCGGCCAGGAGGGCAGCCTCAGGCTGCTGGGACCGTGGGCTTCGGGGCAGGTGGGGTGAGGATTGGGCAGCTCTGA
- the TAL1 gene encoding T-cell acute lymphocytic leukemia protein 1 isoform X1 translates to MTERPPSEAARSDPPLEGRDAAEARMAPPHLVLLNGVAKETSRAAPAEPPVIELGARGGPGGGPAGGGGAARDLKGRDAAAAAEARHRVPTTELCRPPGPAPASAPAELPGDGRMVQLSPPALAAPAAPGRALLYSLSQPLASLGSGFFGEPDAFPMFATNNRVKRRPSPYEMEITDGPHTKVVRRIFTNSRERWRQQNVNGAFAELRKLIPTHPPDKKLSKNEILRLAMKYINFLAKLLNDQEEEGTQRAKPGKDPVVGAGGGGGGGGGGAPADDLLQDVLSPNSSCGSSLDGAASPDSYTEEPAPKHTARSLHPAMLPAADGAGPR, encoded by the exons ATGACGGAGCGGCCGCCGAGCGAGGCGGCCCGCAGTGACCCCCCGCTAGAGGGACGGGACGCGGCCGAGGCCCGCATGGCCCCTCCGCACCTGGTCCTGCTGAACGGCGTCGCCAAGGAGACGAGCCGCGCGGCCCCCGCGGAGCCCCCGGTCATCGAGCTGGGCGCGCGCGGCGGTCCGGGGGGCGGCCCCGCCGGTGGGGGCGGCGCCGCGCGGGACTTAAAGGGCCGcgacgcggcggcggcggccgaagCGCGCCATCGGGTGCCCACCACCGAGCTGTGCAGACCTCCGGGGCCCGCGCCCGCCTCGGCCCCCGCGGAGCTGCCCGGCGACGGCCGCATGGTGCAGCTGAGCCCACCCGCGCTGgcggcccccgccgcccccggccgCGCGCTGCTCTACAGCCTCAGCCAGCCGCTGGCCTCGCTCGGCAG TGGGTTCTTTGGGGAGCCAGATGCCTTCCCTATGTTCGCCACCAACAACCGAGTGAAGAGGAGGCCCTCCCCTTATGAGATGGAGATTACTGATG GTCCTCACACCAAAGTCGTGCGACGCATCTTCACCAACAGCCGAGAAAGATGGCGGCAGCAGAATGTGAACGGGGCCTTTGCTGAGCTCCGTAAGCTGATCCCCACACATCCCCCAGACAAGAAGCTCAGCAAGAATGAGATCCTCCGCTTGGCCATGAAGTACATCAACTTCCTGGCCAAGCTGCTCAATGACCAGGAGGAGGAGGGTACCCAACGGGCCAAGCCTGGCAAGGACCCCGTGGTGGGGGCTGGTGGAggaggcggtgggggagggggcggtgcaCCTGCAGACGACCTGCTGCAGGACGTGCTCTCCCCCAACTCCAGCTGTGGCAGCTCTCTGGATGGGGCCGCCAGCCCGGACAGCTACACAGAAGAGCCGGCACCCAAGCACACGGCCCGCAGCCTCCATCCTGCCATGCTGCCAGCCGCTGATGGAGCAGGTCCTCGGTGA